Proteins from a genomic interval of Thunnus thynnus chromosome 5, fThuThy2.1, whole genome shotgun sequence:
- the LOC137183304 gene encoding contactin-1a-like isoform X3, which translates to MLHLTLLLDLLLLSLSLADASMHGEVPDFYGDEATGYGPVFEEQPVDTIYPEESPEAKITMNCRAKANPPATYKWMLGSKEIDLKEEQSHYSLVGGNLVISYPIKNQHTGMYTCLATNMYGTIISQEASVQFGYLDLFSSEERESVYVKEGQGAVLLCAPPPHYPEELSFRWILNEFPTFIPLDKRRFVSQSTGNLYISKVDSSDSGNYSCIASSPSISKSVFSNYIPLVPLAERPIRKYPADLKVKFPDTTALVGQNITLECFALGNPVPEIRWKKLDGELPLNHEVRMAGAHLHLYNVQFEDAGTYTCEALNSKGKDYHTARVSVEAFPEWVEHISSTEKDLSSDYTMSCIASGKPKPSIHWLKNGELFDKKEMRFRSLTFDDSGMYQCTAKNPHGIIYASAELRVFACAPTFEHNPVKRVLAAKNGRVVIECRPKAAPKPTFSWSKDTELLSNSTRVFIWEDGSLEILNVTRADEGRYTCFAENDRGKANSTGSLLVTESTKITLAPSNADVKVGENAWMQCAASHDPSLDITFIWSLDGRVIDLHKDSQHYERTPNGSSNGELLIKNTQLKLAGRYTCTAQTPVDNVTASAQLVVRGPPGAPGGVQVMDKTDKSVTLQWSRGADNHSPISKYTIQYRDSYSNDVWKDATTSPANVEGNAETATVVDLFPWTEYEFRVIATNTLGTGEPSSPSRKEKTLESVPLVAPSDVGGGGGTSRELIITWTPVQQRYYYGPNFGYIVAFKPSDGNEWRKVTVADPQARRYVHKDSSIPPSTEFQVKVKAFNRKGEGPYSLMALIYSAQDVPSDAPASVDGRALSATEAIVWWLPLSQSNIDGYQVKYWRNQEDSEGGALRVVVPGRENQTRLEGMKPDSLYLIEVRGFNSAGYGPPSKYLQIHTKKAPPSRPPRIIGKKLKGQSVNIAWEHVEPLANEASVDGYKVLYRQQGHSTGTLYTTSRRYIDLPRPANGDYVVEVRAHTEGGDGAVARIHITGGGVLAAQSLSILSLLLVAVLCLNL; encoded by the exons ATGGATGCTGGGCAGCAAGGAAATTGACTTGAAAGAAGAACAGAGCCACTACAGTTTAGTGGGAGGCAACCTGGTCATCAGCTACCCTATTAAAAACCAACATACAGGAATGTACACCTGTTTGGCTACCAACATGTATGGCACAATCATCAGCCAAGAGGCTTCTGTCCAGTTCGGGT ATCTTGATCTTTTCTCATCGGAGGAAAGGGAGTCGGTGTACGTCAAAGAGGGACAGGGGGCAGTGCTGCTCTGCGCTCCTCCACCACATTATCCAG AAGAGCTGTCATTCCGATGGATACTCAACGAATTCCCCACCTTCATCCCACTGGACAAGAGGCGTTTTGTCTCCCAAAGCACGGGCAACCTCTATATCTCCAAAGTGGACTCCTCAGACAGCGGCAACTACTCCTGCATTGCATCCAGCCCGTCAATTTCCAAGAGCGTCTTTTCCAACTACATCCCTCTAGTGCCTCTGGCTGAAC GTCCCATCAGGAAATACCCTGCTGACCTTAAAGTCAAGTTCCCTGACACCACTGCTCTGGTGGGGCAGAATATCACCTTGGAATGCTTCGCTTTGGGGAA CCCCGTCCCTGAGATCCGCTGGAAGAAGTTAGATGGAGAACTGCCACTCAATCACGAGGTGCGGATGGCGGGGGCTCATCTGCATCTGTACAATGTGCAGTTTGAAGATGCCGGCACATATACATGTGAGGCATTGAACTCAAAAGGAAAGGACTACCACACTGCACGTGTATCTGTAGAAG CTTTTCCTGAGTGGGTGGAGCACATCAGCAGCACAGAGAAAGACTTAAGTAGTGACTACACCATGTCCTGCATAGCCAGTGGTAAACCTAAACCAAGCATCCACTGGCTGAAGAATGGAGAACTG TTTGACAAGAAAGAGATGAGGTTCAGAAGCTTGACATTTGACGATTCAGGGATGTACCAGTGCACAGCAAAAAATCCTCATGGAATCATCTATGCCAGTGCAGAGCTGCGTGTGTTTG CCTGTGCTCCAACGTTTGAACACAACCCAGTGAAACGAGTCCTGGCAGCTAAAAACGGCCGGGTGGTGATCGAATGTCGACCCAAAGCGGCCCCAAAGCCTACCTTCTCCTGGAGCAAAGACACCGAGTTGCTTTCCAACTCTACCAG AGTGTTCATCTGGGAGGATGGGAGCCTGGAGATCCTCAATGTGACGAGAGCAGATGAAGGCAGGTACACCTGCTTTGCAGAAAATGACCGGGGCAAGGCCAACAGCACAGGCTCTCTGTTGGTTACAG AGTCCACAAAGATCACCTTGGCCCCATCTAATGCTGACGTTAAAGTGGGTGAAAACGCCTGGATGCAGTGTGCCGCATCACATGACCCCTCCCTGGACATCACCTTCATCTGGTCCTTGGATGGCCGGGTTATTGACCTACACAAGGACAGCCAACATTATGAACGCACCCCG AATGGAAGCTCAAATGGTGAGCTGTTGATTAAGAACACCCAGCTGAAGCTTGCTGGACGCTACACCTGCACCGCACAGACCCCCGTTGACAACGTTACCGCCTCGGCCCAGCTGGTCGTCAGGG GTCCCCCTGGTGCCCCAGGTGGGGTGCAAGTGATGGACAAAACTGACAAGAGTGTAACGTTGCAGTGGAGCCGTGGAGCAGACAACCACAGCCCCATCTCCAAATATACCATTCAGTACAGGGACTCCTACTCGAATGATGTCTGGAAGGATGCCACCACAT CTCCCGCAAATGTAGAAGGGAATGCAGAGACAGCCACAGTGGTGGATTTGTTCCCCTGGACCGAGTACGAGTTCAGAGTGATTGCCACCAACACACTGGGCACAGGAGAGCCAAGCAGCCCGTCACGTAAAGAGAAAACCTTGGAATCAG TTCCTTTGGTGGCGCCCTCTGACGTTGGCGGGGGCGGAGGGACAAGCAGGGAGCTGATCATCACGTGGACG cCTGTACAGCAGAGGTACTACTACGGGCCTAATTTTGGCTACATTGTGGCCTTCAAGCCCAGCGATGGAAATGAGTGGAGGAAAGTGACAGTCGCCGACCCCCAGGCTAGGCGCTATGTCCACAAAgactcctccatccctccttcgACAGAGTtccaagtcaaagtcaaagcaTTCAACCGCAAAGGAGAGGGACCCTACAGCCTAATGGCCTTAATTTATTCTGCGCAGGATG TTCCATCTGATGCTCCTGCCAGTGTTGACGGCAGAGCTCTCTCTGCCACAGAGGCCATTGTGTGGTGGCTGCCCCTCTCACAGAGCAATATAGATGGATACCAG GTGAAGTACTGGAGGAATCAGGAAGACAGCGAGGGGGGAGCCTTGAGAGTGGTGGTGCCCGGCAGGGAGAACCAAACCAGGCTGGAGGGTATGAAGCCCGACTCCCTCTACCTTATTGAGGTTCGGGGCTTCAACTCTGCAGGATATGGGCCACCCAGCAAGTACCTCCAGATCCACACCAAGAAAGCCC CTCCAAGTCGACCCCCCAGAATAATAGGTAAAAAGTTAAAAGGCCAGTCGGTAAATATTGCCTGGGAACATGTGGAACCACTGGCTAACGAGGCATCAGTAGACGGTTACAAA gTGCTCTATAGGCAGCAGGGCCACTCCACAGGCACTCTGTACACAACCAGCAGGCGGTACATTGACCTTCCCCGGCCCGCAAATGGTGACTATGTGGTGGAAGTGCGAGCGCACACAGAGGGAGGAGATGGGGCTGTGGCACGAATCCACATCACAG gtggAGGTGTCCTGGCGGCCCAGTCTCTCAGCATACTCTCCCTGCTCCTGGTAGCTGTCCTCTGCCTGAACCTCTGA